One part of the Treponema sp. OMZ 787 genome encodes these proteins:
- a CDS encoding TIGR03943 family protein, giving the protein MKKLLLDIFIEKIICSLLLLATSLAFIYAVASKKALLYVHVRHTGIIIFSAIVFFIIAIITMRDAFCVPHHTHAKRKNPLYLIIFLMPILFAIFIPYKTLTADSLAFNGDILSFQKQKEETGPNFNFRPSRLLELEDGFVVMDNETFGRWLPELYLNLDSWLDKKIKIEGAVWKNPEVLSENEFAIGRMLMVCCAADMQPAGLVAQWTKTEEPQEDDWVRVTGTISKTEYEGSFEPLIIVDNIEIIPRPALEYVYPF; this is encoded by the coding sequence ATGAAAAAATTACTTTTAGATATTTTTATCGAAAAAATTATATGTTCCCTATTATTGTTAGCAACCTCTCTTGCGTTTATTTATGCGGTAGCTTCAAAAAAAGCTCTCCTGTATGTTCATGTACGCCATACAGGTATAATTATTTTTTCGGCTATTGTGTTTTTTATTATAGCAATTATTACAATGAGGGATGCTTTTTGTGTTCCCCATCACACTCATGCAAAAAGAAAAAATCCCTTGTATCTGATAATTTTTTTAATGCCGATTCTATTTGCAATTTTTATTCCTTACAAAACATTAACTGCGGACTCTCTTGCATTTAACGGAGATATTCTTTCATTTCAAAAGCAAAAAGAAGAAACCGGCCCTAATTTCAATTTTAGACCAAGCCGGCTTTTGGAATTGGAAGACGGTTTTGTAGTTATGGATAATGAAACTTTCGGACGCTGGCTGCCTGAGCTTTATTTAAATTTGGATTCATGGCTGGATAAGAAGATAAAAATCGAAGGCGCCGTTTGGAAAAACCCTGAAGTTTTAAGTGAAAACGAATTTGCAATAGGAAGAATGTTGATGGTTTGCTGTGCAGCAGATATGCAGCCGGCCGGTCTTGTAGCTCAATGGACAAAAACAGAAGAGCCGCAAGAAGACGATTGGGTCCGTGTTACAGGCACAATTTCTAAAACAGAATATGAAGGCAGCTTTGAACCTTTAATCATAGTAGACAATATAGAAATTATTCCGCGGCCGGCCTTAGAATATGTCTATCCTTTTTAA